GACGATGCCGCCAGAGCTTTGTGGGTAGAGGCTAAAAAGCCCAAAGGACTCTCTGCTGTAATATGCCACAGCTAGCTCTGTGGAACTCCTGTGTTGGAGGGGATGGGtttaaagaacatcagaagagccctgctggctcaggccagggagggtccatcctgtcctgcctcctctctcaggcagtgtccagccagttcctccagagggccatccacaggggagagaggctgaggccttcccctgaggtcccctcctggctctaggattcagaggcttaatgTCAGTTTTACTCCCTCCCCTGGTAAGGGCTGTCCATTAGGCCACGTCAGGGATCCCTGGGAAGGCCCGGCCTCAGGTGTCTTGCCCCAGCACGTGTGGAGCCACTGGAATGAGAAAGGTATGCTTCTAAAATTCAGGATGCTACAAGATCACCACGGTGTTCAGCCACGCCCAGATGGTGGTCCCGTGTGTCGGATGCTCAACCGTCCTGTGCCAGCCGACGGGAGGCAAAGCCAGGCTCACCGAAGGTAGGGAACTGCACCTCGCCCCTTTAGGCCCACCACGCTTGCACAGGGGCACCTCTTCAGGCACGTACACATGATTATTACTGAGAAAACTGGGGCATTTCTCTCCTAACTTACATGGAGACTCTAGAATTCCTGGGGAGGGCCCACAGTTCAGCAGCAGAACTTTTTGCTTTGGGTAGGTAAAATCTCAGCCTCTACGGCTAAAGAATGGGGGGGCAGGAGAGccagggctcagtggtagagcctctgcttggcaagcagaaggtcctaggttcacgCATCCATGGCATTCACCAGTCTACACTGCTGTTACATGATAGACAGTTAGGTTTTTTAGAGCCAAAACAAAGAAATGGATCATGTATGTGTTTTGGAGCTGCATTCTGAGCTCTGGCAGAAGCGGTGCTCGGTCGATTCCTGAACAAGACGCGATCCTGAGGAATTCACTAGTGTTGGCAGAGAATGCCAGCGAGCCCCGCTGGTCTGGAACAGTCTCCCTTCCGATCTGATGGGCTTTCTGCTTTCTTGCCAGGTTGCTCGTTTAGACGGAAGCAGCACTGAGCGGCCCTTTGCACCGGGCGTGGAAGCCTTCTCCCTCGGGTCACGCTGCCGCTGAGCCTAGCAAGTTCACGCCGTTTCCTTTGGCAAGCAAAAAATCAGTAATCGGCAAAGGGTGGACCTCTTGCCTCGTGtgcagatttccccctccccctccagtgcGCCCAGGGGGTCACTGAACTTGATTTTTATAGCTTTGATTGCAGAGATTAATTGCAGCAATCGGTTGAGTGCCGTTCCTgcgtttcttctctttctttcagtAGAGATTGCTCACTTACGGTGGGCGATGAAGTGCAGTCTCACAGGGCCTGTGCTAGAGAAGGTTCCCCAGGAAGCCTGCAAGGCTTGTAGCTTGGGGCCAGGCCCCTGCTGCGGTGGACAAGAAAGAGGCCATGCAAGCGCATCAGATGTTGCATTGTGGCACACCACCCATTGTACCCTATTTGGGCTTTGCCAAGGAGGTCATTAACCTCTGGCTGTTTGGTCCTTTAGCGGGTGCTTGAATGGCTCTTAGTTTGTGTTTATGCTGGCGGAACTGTTCCGGGAGCTCTGCTGTAGACCCCTTTCCACATCGGGCCTTCTGCACACTGCGCTGCTCTTAATCTCTCCCGAGCAGTCACAAACAGCTGCGACCAGTTGGGCAAAAACAATCCCTGTGGTGGTCAAAGCAGATACTGGGGTGCCAAAAGAGAAAACGTTAGCACTTCCAAGCAGTCGAGCAAAATAGCTCTTTCTCTATGAATTCCCATCGTCAAGGAGGACCTCGGCTGCCGTCATGAGCTGCATCTTCCCCACGCAGGGGTACAAATGTCAAAATAAGCCGTGGTTGAACGTTCTGGCACCTCTGAGTAAGCCGAGTGGGGCCTCTGTTCACGGTGGAAGCCCCTTCGGTGGCTTCTGCTGCTTTTCCCTAACTGGAACTGTCTTTTGTGCTTTTCCATTTTTGATTATACCAGAATCAAATAAATCTGCTTGATAGAAGGACTACAAGAATTCAGGCCTTCCTTGTACCAGAACAAAAACATGAACCGTGACACAGATGATAGCAGGGGAGGAGATGCAATGCCTCAAGCAGtctagctgccagtttgctggtgtgatttaaaacatttattcatgGCCTTTCTCCCTTGCGGggactcaaaagcagcttacggtATAAATGAAGTTGTAAAAATGACAATCCTAACACCCATAAAAAGTCAAGATCTAATTCCCAGCTAGGACTGCTAATAATAAAAGCTCTATCAATTAAGCACAGCCCTCAATAAACAGTCTTCCGCTGCCTCCAGTGAAGGGGCCGGGCACATCTCCCCAGAGAGGCTGTTCAGTGGGGcggccaccaaaaaggccctctctcataTGTGGGGACAGTAAagaagaagatttgttttttattccccgcttttcactgcccaaaaggagcctcaaagcggctgacgctggactctcctccctctccccgcaacagacaccctgtgaggggaagGTGCTGCAGGAATGCCAGATGGACACCCAGTCAAAAGTACAAAGTGTTTATTGGTTAAGGCCTACCGAAGGCCGGTCGCAATTGGCAAAAGATCCAACTAGGCATTGGCACATGATTAGGATCCAGCAATCACAGTCCAGGTCAGAATGttcttcaagggggaggggggtgttctgAACACTGTCCATATCATGGGTGCAGAGAGCTCCTGACATACCCCAAAGCAGAGATGATCCCCTGCCTTCCCTCACAGAGTGATTTTGTGTGTTAAAATGATTTTGATCTGCTTGTTAAAAACACAGAAAGATAACCGTATAAGCCGTCTCCACTGATAACGTGGcatggaagaaaaaggaagtggcAGCATCGTTCTATTTATCACTGGCTGCCTCAGCTTGAAAGCTTCCTCTACATTTAAATCATCACCACAGATTTCGCAGTCAGCGAGTTTCCCCTGCAGCAGCTGAGCGACTGGGCGGCCGTGGCAAAGCGTGGGCTGCTTTTAAGAACGCCCACAAAGGAGGGCGTTTCAATCTGTGCCTTTGACAAGGGTGGCTGCAGGAGGTGGGGAAATGGGACCTTCTCATCCCAAGTGCTCGTGGCACGCTTTGGACTGCAGGGAGGGCAAGggacagccccacccccaccagccaAAGGGTAGCCGCTTTCAGCAGAAGGGTCAGTGATGCCCAGTCAGTTCTGGACTTCAGAAACCTGTGACTCAGGCTTCCCCTGAAAGGAGGCCAAGGAAGACACTGGACTGAACTCCACTGAAGCTGCAGTGAGATCTCGACCGGCCTCAGGAGGGGCACTAAGCCCGGGTCGTGGGTCTGGCCATTTGCATTTAAGAAACTTCCCTCTCCGGCCTGATCGTGTGGTGCCTTCCCTGAGTGGCAAATTCTAACGCCCCCCAGTCCACGgtgaagggtgtgtgtggggggggggtacattttATTCTGCAGAAAGGACCCTTTCCATGCTAGGGGCACTCACCAATGATGCCACTCTAAGCTTTCCCTTGGGAGCCCTGCTCAGTCGCAGAAGGGGCTGTTCTTCCCAGCCTGCTGTCCTAGCTTGTCCTTTTCAAACTGCATTGCAATCTGTAAGGCGGTTTTGTTAAGGGAAACAGACTGCATGTTACAAATCACAGTCACCACCACGCCCTTGGGGGGCATCAGCGTGCCGCCCCCCGCGGCCGCCGTCCCGGGGTCTCCTTCCTCGGGGAGGATGAGCAGGACGCTGCTCGCCCCCACGGCTGCCCCGCAGTGGTAGGCGTAGTGTCGGGGCTGCCTGCAGAAGCCATAGGCCTGCTTCTTCTCCACCACCTGCCAAGCCATGCCGTATTTGTCGTCTTTGCTCCAGGATACCTCGGTCTTTGGCACTGCCGTCCAAAGCATCGCGATGGTGCTGGGCTTGAGGTAACTGGGAAGGAGGCCGGTGGCGAAGGTCTGCAGCTGCCCAAGCTGGTATCCGTACAACATGGCGTTCCCAAATTTCAGGAGGTCGCCCACGGTCGACAGGAAGCCTCCGCCAGCCCACTTGTATGAATTGTCCACGTAGGGGGTGTTGACCAACTGGCCCTTTTTGTTGTGAATATAGCACCTGGAATGGAGACGGAAAAAGCATGAgccaatgtggaggttccctgtaGTCCccacggctagtagccattgacagacttatcTGACTAATACCCTCTTgaggctgtttattcctgtggccttcCCTTCAACCTCGGGCAGCGAATGCCACAAGCCGAAGAAGAAAGTGCTGTATAAAGACACCCACCCACAAATGCCTCCTACCCCGAAACAACAAAAGCCAGAGTGCCAGAGGGGCATTTACCTTGCTCGGTTATAGATCAGTGGCTCATTGTCATCCAGGAAAGTGGACAACATGTCCAGGTCGTGAAATATTTTCATCATGTACTCGGTGAACTTATGGCCTGAGGCTCTTTCCACGACGGCGCTCAAAAGGGTAAAGCCGTGAGTGGAATACAAATACTGACTCcctggaaggaaagaggaagccaTTTACGCAGAGACCAAGGGAGTACAGACTCCCGAAAGCACATCACCCCCgatctcattgctctcctctgatgctcctggactcgaatCCAGATATTTGGGTGACAATCGGTATTCACTCTCTTCAGATCCACAGAACATATATTCATACATATCACACATACACAAACCACACTGCCAAGAGTCCCAACTTGTGCACAGAGAAGATGGTCAGGGGGGCGGGAAAAGgactgtgacacccccccccccccccggccagtaAGGAGTGGCCAAAACAGCCCAGGGAGCACCGCTGCTTGAAACCCTCCTCACGTGGCCTCAGGGGGAGCTCTGGAGCAAGAGTGCTGCCATCTCACCTGGTTTAAAGAATAACGGGtcgtttttaaaaatatccagcGACTCAATCACGTTATCGTATTTCTCCTTCAGATAATACTCTTCGTTCTCAAactccctctttctccttcccccttttgagTTTTTGCCTTCTCGTTCCTGCTTGGCTTTTGCGTTCGCTTCCAGGTCTCTCTCCTCTGGGCCCAAGTCCACGGCCCCCTTCTCTGCTTTCAGAGCCCTGTtcaacttctccttctcctccttgacTTTGGCCATGTCCTTGTCGTAGTGGCGAATCCCACTTAAATGCGAGGCAAGCAGTCTTGTAGTGATGGTGACCTAGGTTTTTGAGAGAGGGGGGCTCAGAGGACTGCGGCGTGATAGAAAAAGTGGGGAAATGAGAGCAGATTCTGGTGGGTTGCCAAGCTGGTCCGAGGCAGtggaacaaagttttgttcaaagtaTACGCTTTTGTGTGGATGtttgtctctgaagaagtgagcatgctCTAAGaagcgtataccttgaataaaacattgttgttcttaaaggtgccactgaactgcaACGAGGTCACTGACGAGAATATCCCAGAAATTCCAGCAAACACTTTGGAACAGCTGTGTTTACCTTGGTCCCTTCGTACTCCTTTTCAGGAAACTCTGGGACGTATTTCTGCACGGGAGCATCCAAAtccagcttcccttcctcccacagcTTTGCCACGGCAACCATCGTCAGGGGCTTGCTGATGCTGGCGATTCTCAGGACCGTCTCCGGCTTGCAAagcacccagttctccaggtcagCATAGCCCAGCCCTGCAAGGGAAGGACGAGGCAACAGTCAGGAGGCGCTACTGGCAGCACactcttgcatagtgcagggggttggactagatgacccatgaggtccctttccaactctatgacttcTTGACGGCTGTGGGAAACCAGGCCACCGCACAGACCGAGAGGCTGCAAAACCTTGCTGATTTTGAAGGTATACTTACATACTGCGCTGTTTAAAGAAAGCTCAAAGCAGTGTAAATAAAATCAACCTCAACGTACAATAACTGGATCCAAAGGAAGCCCCCAGGGAACAGCATGTGCCCGGCCAGAGTCGTTCCCAGATACTTGCCTTCTGACCAAACTTCCTGTCCATCGACAGAGACACCGACCACCATGCCCGGGGCTCCTATTTCCTCCTGTCAAACAGAAAACCAGATGGCTGCTTTTgccaaaatctccccccccctccaccacccaTAACAGTCCATGTAATCTGTAAGATTCAAATGGGCTTCAAATGGCCAGGAGGGGAATTTAGGAATacggatgctggggggggggggagaaaaacactCCAGCTATGCCCAGGAACACTTTCTCctgaatctttttctttctgaaaacAGAAGAGGCTTCTTCCTCCGTGCTGCCCATTTGAGTTAACTTTAACCCTGTCCTGCC
This window of the Paroedura picta isolate Pp20150507F chromosome 18, Ppicta_v3.0, whole genome shotgun sequence genome carries:
- the LACTB gene encoding serine beta-lactamase-like protein LACTB, mitochondrial, with product MSWFSGCPCWAPHPSGGSAFVCSHALKDPQTFQSGNVLLGACAVQLRQVPSARRRCSRDEAGRSGDRCSRGAAAAAGSGGSPGRMRSGGACFCLRDPEASPSSGGRGLAGAGMASGLAALRRVLLLGGGGGARGVRPGRGWRVGAGLGLAALGLAAAAASKGDGGEEAEEEAEAGFARAVGSSRELLRRLKEEIGAPGMVVGVSVDGQEVWSEGLGYADLENWVLCKPETVLRIASISKPLTMVAVAKLWEEGKLDLDAPVQKYVPEFPEKEYEGTKVTITTRLLASHLSGIRHYDKDMAKVKEEKEKLNRALKAEKGAVDLGPEERDLEANAKAKQEREGKNSKGGRRKREFENEEYYLKEKYDNVIESLDIFKNDPLFFKPGSQYLYSTHGFTLLSAVVERASGHKFTEYMMKIFHDLDMLSTFLDDNEPLIYNRARCYIHNKKGQLVNTPYVDNSYKWAGGGFLSTVGDLLKFGNAMLYGYQLGQLQTFATGLLPSYLKPSTIAMLWTAVPKTEVSWSKDDKYGMAWQVVEKKQAYGFCRQPRHYAYHCGAAVGASSVLLILPEEGDPGTAAAGGGTLMPPKGVVVTVICNMQSVSLNKTALQIAMQFEKDKLGQQAGKNSPFCD
- the RPS27L gene encoding ribosomal protein eS27-like, coding for MPLARDLNHPSLEDEKRKHKKKRLVQSPNSYFMDVKCPGCYKITTVFSHAQMVVPCVGCSTVLCQPTGGKARLTEGCSFRRKQH